The nucleotide sequence CCCCCTGTCCCAAATGCCCTTGCTTCTGCCACGCTGGCATAGTCcgtgtgctggggggcagggggctctgggtgcAGCCCTTCAGTGCGGGTGGGGCCCAGATTCTGCAGGGAAGCGTAATGCGGCTCGGGGAGATCCTCAGCCTCCGCGCTGGCCTGGGGAGGAGACGGGCACGGACAGCGTTAATGAGTgccggcccctgccccccggccctgccagccccccactcctgccccacagctcccctccccccaccccagcgctgACGGGTGGCAGCTCCCCAGTCCTGTCGTTCGCTCaccttcccagccagcagcttccTTTCtgtaacagaaagaaaaacatcCTAAGTCTGCaactgctctgaccaccagcccccgctgccctcccagcaccagagagaacccaggagtcctggctcccagcccctgctctgaccaccagcccccgctgccctcccagcaccagagagaacccaggagtcctggctcccagcccctgctctgaccaccagcccccgctgccctcccagcaccagagagaacccaggagtcctggctcccagcccctgctctgaccaccagcccccgctgccctcccagcaccagagagaacccaggagtcctgggctcccagcccctgctctaaccaccagcccccgctgccctcccagcaccagagagaacccaggagtcctggctcccagcccctgctctaaccaccagcccccgctgccctcccagcaccagagagagcccaggagtcctggctcccagcccgtgctctacccaccagcccccactgccccccagcaccagagagaacccaggagtcctggttcccagcccctgctctacccaccagtccccactgccccccagagctgggaaagaacccaggagtcctggcttccagcccctgctctacccaccagcccccactgccccccagcgccagggagaacccaggagtcctggctcccagcccctgctctacccaccagcccccactgccccccagcgccagagagaacccaggagtcctggcttccagcccctgctctacccaccagcccccactgccccccagcgccagggagaacccaggagtcctggctcccagcccctgctctacccaccagtccccactgccccccagagctgggaaagaacccaggagtcctggcttccagcccctgctctacccaccagcccccactgccccccagcaccagagagaacccaggagtcctggttcccagcccctgctctacccaccagccctcactgccctcctggcgctggggagaacccaggagtcctggctcccagccctgtccccactcaCCGCGGGCCCGGACCTGGCAGATGCAGACTGACAGCCCCAGGATCAACACCAGCATGATGAAGCCCCCGGCAGCCACCATGCCCACGATCCAGACCTGGAAGCAGCACTCGCCGCCTGCGGACACAGACGGGCCGTCAGTTCTGGGCCCGGAgctggggaacctgctgctgccGGTCGCCCCCGGGGCTGGGTGGGCCCAGACACTGCGATGCAGGCAGAGCCGGCCATGGCCCCGGGGGAGCCCGTCGGGCCCCTAAGGTGCTGCTTGAAAGGCTGGGGCCATGGTCCCACCGACGGGGGCGCCGTACCGCTGCCCTGGGCACCGGCGTGGCCCAGCCGTGGCCCTACCGATGGGGGCGCTGTACCGCTGCCCTGGGTGCCAGCGTGGCCCAGCCGTGGCCCCACTGTACCGCTGCCCTGGGCGCTGGCGTGGCCCAGCCGTGGCCCTACCGATGGGGGCGCTGTACCGCTGCCCTGGGTGCCAGCGTGGCCCAGCCGTGGCCCCACTGTACCGCTGCCCTGGGCACCGGCGTGGCCCAGCCGTGGCCCCACTGTACCACTGCCCTGGGCGCTGGCGTGGCCCAGCCGTGGCCCTACCGATGGGGGCGCTGTACCGCTGCCCTGGGCGCTGGCATGGCCCAGCCATGGCCCTACCGATGGGGGCGCTGTACCGCTGCCCTGGGCGCCGGCGTGGCCCAGCCGTGGCCCTACCGATGGGGGCGCTGTACCGCTGCCCTGGGCGCTGGCGTGGCCCAGCCGTGGCCCTACCGATGGGGGCGCTGTACCGCTGCCCTGGGCGCCGGCGTGGCCCAGCCGTGGCCCCACTGTACCGCTGCCCTGGGCGCCGGCGTGGCCCAGCCGTGGCCCCACTGTACCGCTGCCCTGGGTGCCGGCGTGGCCCAGCCATGGCCCTACCGACAGGGGCGCTGTACCACTGCCCTAGGTGCCGGCGTGGCCCAGCCGTGGCCCCACTGTACCGCTGCCCTGGGCGCCGGCGTGGCCCAGCCGTGGCCCCACTGTACCGCTGCCCTGGGCGCCGGCGTGGCCCAGCCGTGGCCCCACTGTACCGCTGCCCTGGGCGCCGGCGTGGCCCAGCCATGGCCCTACCGACAGGGGCGCTGTACCACTGCCCTAGGTGCCGGCGTGGCCCAGCCGTGGCCCCTCTGTACCAGGCGCCAGCGTGGCCCAGCCATGGTCCTACCGACGGGGGCGCTGTACCGCTGCCCGGGGCGCCGGCGTGGCCCAGCCATAGTCCCACCATGGCCCCACTGACGAGGCCCGGCCAGTCCAGCTGCAGGCACTAGGGGCTGGGGTGACCGGGGAGCCAGGAGCCGCTGGGAGGATTTCTGCGCCGGGGCCCAAAAgaacacggggggtgggggggattgggGACCTGGAAGTGGGGGGTTTCAGTCCCCCCGGAGCAAGCGCCAGACAGAAGAAACATCCCCCCCCCAGGGACCAGAGTGGCTCAGTCTGGGGCAGCTCCTACCTGCCCCCGCCGGGGACATTCACACTGACTCACCGGAGCAGAGCATCACAGCCGCTGGGTCCAGGGCCCTGCGCTGAGACAGGAACCAGCTCACAAACAGCAGggacagggagagaacccaggagtcctggctcccagcccccgctctacccaccagcccccactgccctcccagtgccgggagaacccaggagtcctggctcccagcccctgctctaaccaccagcccccactgccctcccagtgccgggagaacccaggagtcctggctcccagcccccgctctacccaccagcccccactgccctcccagtgccgggagaacccaggagtcctggctcccagcccctgctctaaccagcagcccccgctgccctcccagtgccgggagaacccaggagtcctggctcccagcccccgctctacccaccagctcccactgccctcccagtgccgggagaacccaggagtcctggctcccagcccccgctctaaccaccagcccccactgccctcccagcaccgggagaacccaggagtcctggctcccagcccctgctctaaccaccagcccccgctgcccacccagcaccagggagaacccaggagtcctggctcccagccccctgctctaaccaccagcccccgctgccctcccagtgccgggagaacccaggagtcctggctcccggccccctgctctaaccaccagcccccgctgccctcccagtgccgggagaacccaggagtcctggctcccagcccccgctctacccaccagcccccactgccctcccagtgccgggagaacccaggagtcctggctcccggccccctgctctaaccaccagcccccactgccctcccagcgccggggagaacccaggagtcctggctcccagcccccgctctacccaccagcccccactgccctcccagtgccgggagaacccaggagtcctggctcccagcccctgctctaaccaccagcccccactgccctcccagtgccgggagaacccaggagtcctggctcccacccctgctctaaccaccagcccccactgccctcccagtgccgggagaacccaggagtcctggctcccacccctgccttacccACTACGACCCATCCCCGGTAGGTCTCAGCTGTCCAGGGGAGGCGGGGACAATTCAGCAGGTTCACA is from Carettochelys insculpta isolate YL-2023 chromosome 22, ASM3395843v1, whole genome shotgun sequence and encodes:
- the LST1 gene encoding leukocyte-specific transcript 1 protein; this translates as MLCSGGECCFQVWIVGMVAAGGFIMLVLILGLSVCICQVRARERKLLAGKASAEAEDLPEPHYASLQNLGPTRTEGLHPEPPAPQHTDYASVAEARAFGTGGASEPQEAVQEPLQEGTTE